GAAACCTGAATGCCATTCTTGATGATCAGATCAAAAGCAACGAACGGCGTGCGGAGATTTCCATAAACGTGCTCTATTCGATGGCTTCGTATGCTCCGGCTTTCGGAATGATCGGTACGGTTATCGGTATGATCCTGATGCTTCAGAATATTTCGGATCCGGAAAGTCTCGGCCGCGGTCTTTCGGTCGCTCTTTTGACCACGCTGTACGGCACCATCTCAGCGAACATGTTCTTCAATCCGCTCGCCGGAAAGCTTGAGTATCTGAGTGAACTTGACAACAACAGAAAGAGAATGTTCCATGTTGCCATCATGTCCATTGTTGAAGGGGAAAACCCGCGCATTATGGACAAAAAGATGCTCAACTACGTGGATCCCAAAGACCGCGCCACATATCTCCAGTTCCATGATGAAGTCCGGGTGACAAAGGAAAAAGAAGAGAAGCTCTATAAATACTGGCCTGAACAACAGAACAACTCATGGGACGATCTAAGAAGAACTCTGGAAACTGGCTGATGACCTACAGTGACATGGTCACGTTGCTGCTGGTCTTTTTCGTCGTTTTATATATGCTCACGCCAGGGGTCGACATGGACACCCTTCAGGAGTTTCTTCGCCGTTTTCAGGGGGGGACCGGAGTGCTGGATCAGCAGCAAACCGTGATCGACCGACGGTCGATGGACAGGGAAGAAGAGCTGAAGCAGGAGCGGATGGAGCGATGGCAGGCACTTGTAGATTTTATTGAAGACCGCCAGCTGGAAGATCATTTTGAAATTGACCTGATCCCCGAAGGTATCAGGATTACATTGAGCGAGTCGGTAACCTTCAACAGCGGATCATCACAGCTGCTGCCGGATGCGAGAAACATCCTGACAGAAATTGGAGAGCTTTTTTCCGACGATATCTACGAAACCGAAGTGCAGGGCCATACGGATAATGTACCTTTGAGGGAAAGTGCGTATTATAGGACGAACTGGGATCTGGGGGCGGCCCGTGCTGTTTCCGTAGTCCGTTTTATCAAGGATATTTCGGGCCTGGATCCGGATCGTTTCAAGGCAAGCAGCTACGGCGAATACCGTCCGATTGCTTCGAACGATACAGATAGCGGCAGAAGGACGAACCGCCGGGTGGAAATTTATGTCAGATATGACGACGAATACATTGACCTGACTGATCAGCTGCCAATCTGGGAGCGAAGTAGTGCAGTCGACAGAGAGTAACCCATACATACAATCATGCCTGCTGTCAGCAAGGATAACAAAAAAACAGATTCGCAAAATGCGACAGGTAAGCGGAGATCAAAATTTCTGCTTCCGGGAAAATATTTCCTTTTCGCATTGCTGTTTGCGGCGCAGGCCGGACTGGCATATTACCTTGTGGATGAATATTACGATGTGATCTATGAGCACACGCTCGGAAATATTTCGGAAGAAAAGGTCACCTACAAATTCGACGAGATCATTGCCAACCCCACTAATACCAACGCACAGCGCTTCCTCGTCGTCGAAATCGGCCTTGAATTGTCCTCAGGCAGGGATATTGAACGTATTCAGAGATACGAAATGGAGATAAAGGATCGTATCAACGAGGTGCTTTCATCCAAGCAGGTAAACGAACTTATCAGATATGACGGGCGGCAGGAACTCCGGCGCGAACTTGCCGGAGAAATAAATCGGGTTATCGGTTCACATTCGGTACGCAATTTGTATTTCACCAAGTATGTAATGCAATGATGTGTGTTAACCGATGTGAATATTTATGGATTCCAACCATCCGAGAACAGCTCCGCGGCGGAAAAAATACGTAGAGCCTTACGATTTCAAGCATCCCAAGCTCTTCAGCAAGGAGATCATGCGAACCCTGCGTACGCTTCACGAAGTGTTCGCGCGCAACCTGAGCCGGGTTTTCAGTTCCGCCCTCCGCACCAAGGTGGATGTCAAACTGATGCAGATCGACCAGCTTGCTACCAGCGAGTTTGTCAGGCATATTGAAACCCCCAGCGCCATCTATGTGCTCAATGTGGAAGAGCTTGGTGGCGACATGGTTATGGTAATGAAACCCGGATTCTGCATTCATCTCGTGGAAAAGCAGAGCGGCGGCAGGGGACAGGGACTCGATGAGCACCGGATGCTGACCACCATAGAAGAGAAGATCATGTCCCGGATCATGAAAAATGTGAACCGGGAGATTATTGCGGCCTGGGAACCGATCATGAGCTTCAGGATCAGTTCATTTTCCTACGAAAGCAAACCGGAGAATGTGCATATGATATCTGCAGATCCTTCCATTGTTGCGGTGTTCCGCGTAGACCTGGGAGAGCAGAGTGTCGAGCTGAAAATATCATACCCGTACAGCCTGCTAAAGGAGTCGCTGAATGAGTCGGTTTTGCAGTCCGGAAGCCATTCGCGGCAGGCCAAGCTTTCCGAAGAGCAGCTGAAAGGATACGAACAGACCTTGAGCATGGCCAATATCCGGGTGCAGCCCCTTCTGGGCACAACAACTCTCACGATCGGCGAGCTTATGGACCTGGAGGAAGGTGATGCCATCGCTCTTAATCAGAAAACCGACCAGCCCCTGGAGGTCAGAATCCACGGTGTAAAGAAAATGATGGCGTATCCCGGTACCCGGGGCAACAAAAAAGCGGTAAAAATTTATCAAATACTGGAAGAAATTAACGAACAGGAATTATTATGAAACTGGAAAACATAAAATCCGAACTGGAACAGCACCTCCCGGATGTCGAGAAGTTTTTGACATCGGTTCTTCAGGAAGAGTCCAAAATTTCGATAGTTTCATCTGAAAATGTTGACCGGGACTCATTCCGGAAAGATCTCGGAAAAGAAGATATCTTTGTCTTCACAAGAGATGAGCAACTGAAAACGGATATCCTTCTTATTCTGGATCAGGAGTGGTTTGGACTGCTCTCCAGTATCATGATGGGTGTAGAGGAAAAGAAAAACAATGAGATTACCCGCGATCTGCTGAAAAAGTTTTCCGGCGAGCTCATTACCATGCTTCAGAAAAAGCTGAAAGTCAAAGAGATCGCCCTGAAGGTCAATGAAATCGAGGTACTGACAGCCAGACAGGTTGAAAAGCGGTTTAATCATACCGAATACTTTCACACCAAAATGGACGTGAGCGGCCTTGCAGACAATGACGTCCGGGCAGAAGTGATGATTGGTTATCCGGAACAAACGGAAAGCGCGCAGAAAGAAGAGGCATCCGGAAAAACGGAGGCCGGACAGACTGCGGAATCATCCGGCGATGCAAAGAAAACCCCGTTCAAATCCGGTCAGGAGACTGGCAAGGCTGCTGACCAGCAGAAAAAAGCAGGCGGGAAGGACTTCACCGAAATGGACCCGGACAAAATGGGTGACCGGGAGCAGCCCGGAAGAGAAGTGGACGAGTCGGAAGTCATTTCAGGACGCCGGGTGGAATTTGACGATTTTGACAATGGCGGGTCTTCCGGAAACGGCCATTCACACAGCATGGCATTGCTCAAGGACGTGGAGATGGAAGTATCTGTCCAGCTCGGACAGATAGAGATGCCGCTGGGCAAGGTGCTTCAGCTTTCAAAAGGATCTATTATTGAGCTGGACAAACTTGCGGGTGAACCGGTGGACATCCTTGTAAACGGTTCAAAAATTGCACACGGAGAGGTTATTGTCATTGATGAACACTTCGGTGTCAGGATATCCAATCTTATCACCACCCGGGAAAGAATTGCCGGCCTGTAATAATGGATATCAAACAGTACATACCATCCGGTGATCCCAAAAAAGTACTCGGGACGGTTGTCTCTGTTTCCGTAGTGCTGCTGGTAGTCTGGCTGTTCATGGTCTCCCGCATGGAGTACCGGTCGGAATCCGGCACAAATAACTACTCTCAGGAACATCAGGACAGCGTTACGGCCATTATGGCGGAAAACAATCCGGGTCAGAGCCCGGGAGACCGCGAGTCGTCCCGCATTTTCATGAATGCCCTGACAACCTTTGTTGTCCTGATCGTACTGCTCGGGCTTGTCTGGTGGTGGTCACGCAAAAAAACGGGATTCAGCTTGTCAGGGAAGTATTTTCGCGACATAGGCCAGCACACCGTGGCGCCCGGAAGCCAGCTGAAAATCCTTGAAGTGAACGACGAAATCTGGATCCTTGGAATCAGCTCAGGAGCTGTCCGGCTTCTGCACCGGTATTCAAAAGAAGAGTGGAAAGAATCCAGCCCGTCCGAACCGAAGTCCGGTGACCGGAGTTTTTACAACATGTTCAGCGGTAAGTCATGATTTTTTCCGTATTAGCACAGGCACTGCCCCAGATGGATCTTACGATAGGCGGCGAGGCCGAGGATTTTTCGCTTGCCATACAGGCCCTGATACTGATAACAGTACTGTCATTTGGTCCTGCTTTCATTACGATGATGACCAGTTTCACCCGCATCATTGTCGTATTTTTCTTTCTCAGGATGGGCCTGGGTACGCAGCAGTCCCCACCCAATCAGGTGTTGATCGGCCTTGCGCTGTTCCTGACTATTTTCATCATGATGCCGACGTTCAATGCGGTAAATGAGCAGGCGATACAGCCCTACGTCAATGAGGAAATGACCCAGGCGGAAGCATTGACAGAAGCGGCGGTCCCGCTCAAGGAATTCATGGTGCGTCAGACCCGTGAGCAGGACCTGCTCTTTTTCATGGACATGATGGATCTGGAACCGGCCGGCAGCGTCGCAGATATTCCGTTGTACGTGGTGGTGCCATCCTATGTCATCAGCGAACTGCGCATCGCATTTCAGATTGGGTTCATGATCTATCTGCCCTTTATGGTCATTGATCTTGTTGTGGCCTCCATTCTGCTATCGATGGGAATCATATTCCTTCCCCCGGTGCTGGTATCGCTGCCGTTCAAGATTCTCGTATTTGTTCTGACCGACGGCTGGTATCTGCTGGTCCAGTCCATGGTACGCAGCTTCAATTAGTTCAGAAATATCCCGGATTACATTTAAATCAGGTTGTCATGAACACAGAAACAGGTATCTACTGGGTGCAGGAAGCACTGACTACGGCAGTGGTGCTTGCCGGGCCCGTACTGCTCGGTGCCCTTTTGATCGGATTGTCGATTGCCATATTTCAGGCGGCCACTTCCATCCAGGAGATGACCCTGAGCTACGTTCCCAAAATGGTTGTGGTGGTCATCATTCTTTTTTTTCTGTTCGGATTCATGCTTCAGTATGCCGTCGGATTCACAGAGCGGATATTTGATTTCATCCCCAATATCGCACAGTAAAGTTTCTGCTGACCCGGCAGGCAGTGCATGAAAGAAACCAATGAAGCCCGGACCTGCTGATGGACCTGTTTACAATTGAATATATCACAGCGGCTTTTCTGATCTTTGTCAGGGTCAGCAGCATGATGATGACCGCCCCTTTCTTCAGTACGGCGGTCTTCCCCGTGCAGGTCAAAATATTTTTTGCACTGGTCACCAGTGTGCTGCTCTATCCCGTTATCCCCGCACAAAATGTCATGCTCGACGTGGATACCACTTTTGTGGAGCTGTTGTTCATCATCATACAGGAAATACTGATTGGTGTGGCACTCGGCCTGGTCGGGCAGCTGATTTTTGCCGCACTGGAGCTGAGCGGAAGTCTTATAAGCATTCAGGCTGCCCTTCGTTTTGCAAATGTTGTGGATACCATGAGCCAGCAGCAGACGGCGGTGGTCAGCAACATATTCAGCATGCTGGCGATCATTTATTTTCTGGTTATCGAGGGGGACAAGGTCTACATCATGGCACTGGCCCGGAGTTTTGAAACGGTCCCGGTAAGCACAGCGCAGCTCACGGAGGCATCGCCGATATTTATCCAGATGGCGACACGCCTTTTCATAAACGGCGTTCAGATCGCATCACCGTTTTTGATAGTTTTCTTCATGCTCAATCTCTCATTTGCGATCTTTGCACGCATAATGCCGCAGGCAAACATCTTCTTCATTGCCCTGCCGGTCAAGGTGGGTGTGGGACTGATCATGCTCGTGCTGATCGTCCCCTATCTTCCGGTAGCCTTTGATATGCTGTTCCAGAGCATGTTCGACTATCTCTCAAGAGTACTGGACCTGATTGCACCGTAAGAAATACTGTGCTTACACTTTCAGATCAAGCTGATCTCCGACTCCATCTTCAGATGATGGCGGCCGGGGCTGTTTTTTTTCCACAGGAGGTCGTGAAATGCCGGTTCTGGGTTTTCTGAAGCAGGGTTTTCCTTTCAGCGGGAAAGGCGGGCGCTCCTCGTCCTCCTTCTGGCGTTTCTTTTTCAGAAGCTGAGATTCCCGTTTCTTACGATGTATCTCCGGTATTTTTGCCAGTTCCGCAATGCGTGAGATGGAGGTCATGGTCGGTATCCGGTTTAGCGCGTAAGCTCCGGTTTAAGATCGCTTTTCAGTTCGATAAGCAATTTGCCTACAATCTGTGAAATACGCGCCTCCGAAAGCCCCAGTAAAACAGCGATTTCACTCAGGGTCATATCCTCAAAATAGTAGAGGGTCAGGATAAGTCGTTCGCGTTCGGGCAATTTTCCGATTTTGTCACGCAGTTTGATGATCATGGCATCCTGAAGCATGCCGCTGTCAGGCTGCTCACTGTCAGGATCGGGCATTGTGTCGTACATGGACCCGTCCTCACTGTCAAAACGCGAATCAAGTGACAATGCATTGCGCTGCTGCACGCTGCTGAGCATCATGCGGTAATCTTCCAGCGAAATGTCCAGCTCGGCAGCGACCTCCTCGTCTTCCGGAACCCGGCCCAGTTTCTGGGACATCTGATCGATAATGTCCTGTGCCCGTCCGTAGTTTGTTCGCTGAATACGCGGCAGCTGGTCCACCTTCCGGAGATAGTCAATGACATTGCCCCGGATACGGTAGTAGGCATAAGTATTGAACTGGATTTTTTTACTGCAGTCGTAACTGTCCAGCGCCTGGATCAAACCTGTGATGGCGGCGCTTTCAAGGTCTTCATCCTGCGTGAGCGGATGGTCCGGTTTCCTGATTTTTCCGATGATACTCCGCAACAGGGGCATGGATTTGCTGATAATCGCATTTCTGAGCCCTTCGGCAGGTTCCTGGCAATAGGAATCAACAAGTTCCTGTAAAGAAAGATCACCCATATCTTATACCTTTTTTCGGGTTTTGACCTCGCTGTTCTTCCCGCCGCTTTCATTTTCGGCAGCAGCAGCTGAGGAAGAAGGTTCGTTTTGGCCGGTTTCCCTGATGATGTTGATAAAAAAGATGCTTACATAGATGGCCGCAAACAGCATCAGAAAGACAAGTACACTGCGGTACAAAGCCTGATCAATCTGCTGGCCGCCCATCAGCAGCAATGCAAAGAGGAGCAATGATATGGCAGTAATCAACCGTAATAACATGGCGTTTCCTCAAATTATTCGTGACTCAATGATCCGGATCCCTGTGGTGCCAGCTGTTCGGGAATGCCGTTCATGATATTGTGGGAAATAAATTCAAGCTCTTTCAGAATCTCTGAACGTGGCACTGCCCTGGTAAGCGGAATCTGCTTTTGAACCGATTTTCGCACCTCTTCGCTGGCCGGAATGAATCCGAGATAACTGACCTGCTGTTTCATGAAATACTGCAGGATGGTATTGAAGCGGTTGTGAATACCCTCGGCCGACTCTTCGTTTTCAGCAAAATTCACCACACTTGCGAACGGATATGTCGGATCAATGCTCAATACATATTTGCAAAAGCGATATACATCCGAAATGGCCGTTGGTTCATTAACAAGAATGATCATCCCCATATTGGCACGATCCAGTGCCCAGAGGCTAAGCTCTCCGGAACCGGCCGGTGTGTCGATGAAAATGAAATCAAACTGCTCCGACATTGCCGCCAGGACCTGATCCATCGCATCAAGAAGCAGCTCAAGATTTTGCTCCATATTTCCCGGCCTGTCGGATCCGGTCACCAGTGTCAGCCCGTCACAGTCATGCGGCAGATCCTCAAGTCCGCACTCTCCCTGAATCCATTGCATTACGGTGGCATCCACCTGCTCATTCAGCAGCGTAGCACAGTTGGATAATCCCAGGTCGGCATCAATGATGGCAACCGAATATCCCATGTTTTTCAGCGTGTCGGCAATATTTACCGTAGCCATACTTTTTCCGACGCCGCCTTTTCCGCTGACCGTTGTCAGTATGTAGGGCTGATGTATATGTTTGTGATTGCTCATAGCATTAGGTTAATCAGGTATCTTGCAAAACTTGTTGTGTAAACCATGCCGGACTGAATTCTGAGAGGCCGCCCGGTATGGCTGCCCCTCTGCTCATGAACCGGGACCCGCAGCCCATTTCCTGCATGAACGGGATGACCGGTCCCCATTGCGAAACTTCATCCAGATGGGTCAGTGCCACATAATCAGGCTGAAGCGGATGGTGTATGTTGCCGGATTCACGGAAATAGTACCTATTCAGCGCTGCGTTGATCACATAGTGAACTTCAAGCGGTGTCACTGCGGCAAGCAGCTGCCTGATTTTCCAGTACTCGCGGAACGAGCGCTCCTGCTCAACAGGGATGGATGGTGAATCAAACAGCACATGATCAAACTCCTTCCACTCTTCCAGGTATCCGTTCACATCGGCATTGCTGCCGATTTTGTAGAATGTGATGTTCTGATCTTTGCAGAAAGGCTCCAGAATGGTGTAGTAGGGCTGATCCTGCCGGTTTTGCGGCATGATGGAAACCACAGCCACCTTTTTGTCAGACATGAATTCCGGATGCTGTACCAGTTTCATGATCAGGGAAGTCTTGCCCGATCCGGATGGTCCGGCAAACAGCACAAAAGGCGCAAGCGGATCATTGCTGCTCCCCTTCAGGGCATTGCGGATAATGGATGATAAGCCTGCCATGAATTGCTCCGTTTCCTGATCCGGGTCGATACCGGTCTCGATTATCTCCCTGAACCATCGTGCGATTACCGTTGGCTTGATTCCGGTCTGAACAAGCTGCTGAAATGCCGGATGGGAGGCATAGTCGAGATTGGAAGAAATCAGCGCCGAATCAAGCAGTGATTCCAGTTTGTCAAATCGTTTGTGAAGCGCGGTGATCTCCCGCTGATTGTTTGCAGCTGTCGGTTGTCCGGCAGCCGGGGAACCCGATGCTCCGCCCCCTGCAGCGCCGGATGCCTGGAAACGTCCGGACAGTTTCGGCTCATCATAGTCAAAAATGGTTGACTTGAGCTTGCCGGACTGGCCGTTGGTTGCCGCTGATGATGTTTTGGCCTCTTCACCTGAATCGGCCTGCTGCGTCTGTCCGGCTTCTGCAGCCGTTTCACTGTTCTGAATGGAATTGAAAAAGCGGCCTTTCATGGCACCCGGCTTGAAACGGGTTTTTCCGGACCGGGAAGATGAATCCTGATTCTGTTCTTCCCGCGTTGCATATTCGCGCAGTGTCTTGAGATTGCTGCTCACCGGCTTGCTGTTTTCTGCTGATTTATTTCTTTCTGCTGATTTATTGACCTCTGCTGACTTGCTGCTCCGGAAGGATGTTTTCTTTTCGGAAGCACCGGCTTGCTGCAAGGATTCGCCGGCAGAATCACTTTCCGGCATATTCCTTCGCTGAGCGGATGATGTAAGCGCATCGCGCCGTTTGTAGAACACATTTCTGAAAGGAGTTTCCTCTGATGCGGTATTCTTTTCCTCCGGCTGTTTCTTTTTTGCTGCGGCAATGGCTTCATCCACCAGTACAGTGACACCGGCGTCGTTTTTTTCATCAGCATGAAAGGACTCAAGGATGACAATATCGTCGCCGTACATCTGACGTGCGCTTTTCTTTGCCACCTCTATCGTTTTCCCAAAAAATTTCTTAAGCATCATGCGGGATTCGGTTCTTGCAGTTCATTTTGTTTGAGGCTGATCCGGTCAAATGTCTTTATTTGTACATCGGGACTGACATCATTGTAGGACAGTACACTTACTTCAGGCAAAATTGGTACCAAAAAATCGTAAATCGTCGGACGAAGTACCGGGGAGGTGAGTACGACCGGATCAAGTCCCTGACGGATCATCTTT
This DNA window, taken from Natronogracilivirga saccharolytica, encodes the following:
- a CDS encoding motility protein A, which gives rise to MLDRSALIGFLAGFGLIAVAIVSQGELIAFASTSSFFIVFGGVIAATMVNYSWDNISDSFKTISSMMKARTVDLRTDVELMNMFARRARRGGLISLDKEVEYIEDNFLKNGLQLAVDGISKGNLNAILDDQIKSNERRAEISINVLYSMASYAPAFGMIGTVIGMILMLQNISDPESLGRGLSVALLTTLYGTISANMFFNPLAGKLEYLSELDNNRKRMFHVAIMSIVEGENPRIMDKKMLNYVDPKDRATYLQFHDEVRVTKEKEEKLYKYWPEQQNNSWDDLRRTLETG
- a CDS encoding OmpA/MotB family protein produces the protein MGRSKKNSGNWLMTYSDMVTLLLVFFVVLYMLTPGVDMDTLQEFLRRFQGGTGVLDQQQTVIDRRSMDREEELKQERMERWQALVDFIEDRQLEDHFEIDLIPEGIRITLSESVTFNSGSSQLLPDARNILTEIGELFSDDIYETEVQGHTDNVPLRESAYYRTNWDLGAARAVSVVRFIKDISGLDPDRFKASSYGEYRPIASNDTDSGRRTNRRVEIYVRYDDEYIDLTDQLPIWERSSAVDRE
- a CDS encoding flagellar basal body-associated FliL family protein, whose translation is MPAVSKDNKKTDSQNATGKRRSKFLLPGKYFLFALLFAAQAGLAYYLVDEYYDVIYEHTLGNISEEKVTYKFDEIIANPTNTNAQRFLVVEIGLELSSGRDIERIQRYEMEIKDRINEVLSSKQVNELIRYDGRQELRRELAGEINRVIGSHSVRNLYFTKYVMQ
- a CDS encoding flagellar motor switch protein FliM gives rise to the protein MDSNHPRTAPRRKKYVEPYDFKHPKLFSKEIMRTLRTLHEVFARNLSRVFSSALRTKVDVKLMQIDQLATSEFVRHIETPSAIYVLNVEELGGDMVMVMKPGFCIHLVEKQSGGRGQGLDEHRMLTTIEEKIMSRIMKNVNREIIAAWEPIMSFRISSFSYESKPENVHMISADPSIVAVFRVDLGEQSVELKISYPYSLLKESLNESVLQSGSHSRQAKLSEEQLKGYEQTLSMANIRVQPLLGTTTLTIGELMDLEEGDAIALNQKTDQPLEVRIHGVKKMMAYPGTRGNKKAVKIYQILEEINEQELL
- the fliN gene encoding flagellar motor switch protein FliN translates to MKLENIKSELEQHLPDVEKFLTSVLQEESKISIVSSENVDRDSFRKDLGKEDIFVFTRDEQLKTDILLILDQEWFGLLSSIMMGVEEKKNNEITRDLLKKFSGELITMLQKKLKVKEIALKVNEIEVLTARQVEKRFNHTEYFHTKMDVSGLADNDVRAEVMIGYPEQTESAQKEEASGKTEAGQTAESSGDAKKTPFKSGQETGKAADQQKKAGGKDFTEMDPDKMGDREQPGREVDESEVISGRRVEFDDFDNGGSSGNGHSHSMALLKDVEMEVSVQLGQIEMPLGKVLQLSKGSIIELDKLAGEPVDILVNGSKIAHGEVIVIDEHFGVRISNLITTRERIAGL
- a CDS encoding flagellar biosynthetic protein FliO, with the translated sequence MDIKQYIPSGDPKKVLGTVVSVSVVLLVVWLFMVSRMEYRSESGTNNYSQEHQDSVTAIMAENNPGQSPGDRESSRIFMNALTTFVVLIVLLGLVWWWSRKKTGFSLSGKYFRDIGQHTVAPGSQLKILEVNDEIWILGISSGAVRLLHRYSKEEWKESSPSEPKSGDRSFYNMFSGKS
- the fliP gene encoding flagellar type III secretion system pore protein FliP (The bacterial flagellar biogenesis protein FliP forms a type III secretion system (T3SS)-type pore required for flagellar assembly.) — protein: MIFSVLAQALPQMDLTIGGEAEDFSLAIQALILITVLSFGPAFITMMTSFTRIIVVFFFLRMGLGTQQSPPNQVLIGLALFLTIFIMMPTFNAVNEQAIQPYVNEEMTQAEALTEAAVPLKEFMVRQTREQDLLFFMDMMDLEPAGSVADIPLYVVVPSYVISELRIAFQIGFMIYLPFMVIDLVVASILLSMGIIFLPPVLVSLPFKILVFVLTDGWYLLVQSMVRSFN
- the fliQ gene encoding flagellar biosynthesis protein FliQ, which gives rise to MNTETGIYWVQEALTTAVVLAGPVLLGALLIGLSIAIFQAATSIQEMTLSYVPKMVVVVIILFFLFGFMLQYAVGFTERIFDFIPNIAQ
- the fliR gene encoding flagellar biosynthetic protein FliR → MDLFTIEYITAAFLIFVRVSSMMMTAPFFSTAVFPVQVKIFFALVTSVLLYPVIPAQNVMLDVDTTFVELLFIIIQEILIGVALGLVGQLIFAALELSGSLISIQAALRFANVVDTMSQQQTAVVSNIFSMLAIIYFLVIEGDKVYIMALARSFETVPVSTAQLTEASPIFIQMATRLFINGVQIASPFLIVFFMLNLSFAIFARIMPQANIFFIALPVKVGVGLIMLVLIVPYLPVAFDMLFQSMFDYLSRVLDLIAP
- a CDS encoding sigma-70 family RNA polymerase sigma factor; the encoded protein is MGDLSLQELVDSYCQEPAEGLRNAIISKSMPLLRSIIGKIRKPDHPLTQDEDLESAAITGLIQALDSYDCSKKIQFNTYAYYRIRGNVIDYLRKVDQLPRIQRTNYGRAQDIIDQMSQKLGRVPEDEEVAAELDISLEDYRMMLSSVQQRNALSLDSRFDSEDGSMYDTMPDPDSEQPDSGMLQDAMIIKLRDKIGKLPERERLILTLYYFEDMTLSEIAVLLGLSEARISQIVGKLLIELKSDLKPELTR
- a CDS encoding MinD/ParA family ATP-binding protein; protein product: MSNHKHIHQPYILTTVSGKGGVGKSMATVNIADTLKNMGYSVAIIDADLGLSNCATLLNEQVDATVMQWIQGECGLEDLPHDCDGLTLVTGSDRPGNMEQNLELLLDAMDQVLAAMSEQFDFIFIDTPAGSGELSLWALDRANMGMIILVNEPTAISDVYRFCKYVLSIDPTYPFASVVNFAENEESAEGIHNRFNTILQYFMKQQVSYLGFIPASEEVRKSVQKQIPLTRAVPRSEILKELEFISHNIMNGIPEQLAPQGSGSLSHE